Proteins encoded by one window of Flavobacterium sp. N502540:
- a CDS encoding decarboxylase, translated as MNTKYSDLINQTYYFPQEEFKLNKDNLQFHNIDLMKLVEQYGTPLKFTYLPQISENINKAKAWFRKSMEKNKYDAKYYYCYCTKSSHFEYIMNEAFKNNIHIETSSAFDVNIVENLLENGKINKSTYVICNGFKRDEYISNIARLINNGHKNTIPIIDNYEELDLLQAEIKGKFKIGIRIAAEEEPKFEFYTSRLGIGYKNIVSFYKKQIQENDKLELKMLHFFINTGINDTSYYWNELVKCIKVYIALKKECPTLDGLNIGGGFPIKNSLAFEYDYQYMIDEIINQIKIACDEAEVDVPNIFTEFGSFTVGESGGAIYQILYQKQQNDREKWNMIDSSFITTLPDTWAINKRFIMLAVNRWNDTYERVLLGGLTCDSDDYYNSEQNMNAIYLPKYNKEKPLYIGFFNTGAYQETIGGYGGLHHCLIPQPKHILIDRDENGILATEVFSEQQTSDDVLKILGYTKKV; from the coding sequence ATGAATACAAAATATTCTGACCTTATCAATCAAACATACTATTTTCCTCAGGAAGAATTCAAATTAAACAAAGACAATCTACAATTTCACAACATCGATTTGATGAAATTGGTAGAACAATACGGAACTCCTTTAAAGTTTACTTACCTTCCTCAGATTTCAGAGAACATCAATAAGGCAAAAGCCTGGTTCAGAAAATCAATGGAGAAAAATAAGTACGACGCAAAGTACTACTACTGCTATTGCACAAAAAGCTCTCATTTTGAATACATTATGAACGAAGCTTTCAAGAATAACATTCACATTGAAACATCTTCAGCTTTTGACGTAAATATTGTTGAGAATTTATTGGAAAATGGTAAAATCAACAAAAGTACTTATGTAATCTGTAATGGATTTAAAAGAGACGAATACATTAGTAATATTGCAAGATTGATCAATAACGGGCATAAAAACACCATTCCGATTATTGATAACTACGAAGAATTAGATTTACTACAGGCTGAAATCAAAGGAAAATTCAAAATTGGAATTCGTATTGCAGCCGAAGAAGAGCCTAAATTTGAGTTCTATACTTCAAGATTAGGAATTGGATACAAAAACATCGTTTCGTTCTATAAAAAACAAATTCAGGAGAATGACAAACTGGAGTTAAAAATGCTTCACTTTTTCATCAATACCGGAATAAACGATACTTCCTATTATTGGAATGAGTTGGTAAAATGTATCAAAGTATACATTGCCCTTAAAAAGGAATGCCCTACCCTTGACGGATTAAACATTGGAGGTGGTTTCCCGATTAAAAACTCTCTTGCATTCGAATACGATTATCAATATATGATTGATGAAATTATCAATCAGATTAAAATTGCATGTGACGAAGCCGAAGTAGATGTACCCAACATCTTTACAGAATTTGGATCATTTACGGTAGGTGAAAGCGGTGGCGCGATCTATCAGATTTTGTATCAAAAACAACAAAATGACAGAGAGAAATGGAATATGATTGATTCGTCATTCATTACCACTTTGCCGGATACTTGGGCAATAAACAAACGTTTTATCATGTTGGCGGTAAACCGCTGGAATGATACTTACGAGCGGGTTTTATTAGGCGGCCTGACTTGTGATAGTGACGATTATTACAACTCAGAGCAAAATATGAACGCTATTTATTTACCTAAATACAACAAAGAAAAGCCACTATACATTGGTTTCTTTAATACTGGTGCGTATCAGGAAACTATTGGAGGATATGGTGGTTTACACCACTGTCTGATTCCTCAGCCTAAACATATATTAATAGATCGTGATGAAAATGGCATTTTAGCTACAGAAGTGTTCTCTGAACAACAAACTTCTGACGATGTATTAAAGATTTTAGGATATACTAAAAAGGTTTAA
- the aroB gene encoding 3-dehydroquinate synthase — protein MQSIQANNYLVHFNQNAYEALNHHLKESKYSNVFIIVDNQTNEYCLPKFLPLLETDLTIEIIEFEAGEINKNIETCIEVWKVLTELGADRKSLVINLGGGVVTDLGGFVASTFKRGVDFINIPTTLLSMVDASVGGKTGVDLGNLKNQIGVINVPQMVLIDTQYLETLPQNEMRSGLAEMLKHGLIYDSAYWKQFLDLNSIDYADFDELIYRSVEIKNDIVIQDPTEKNIRKALNFGHTLGHAIEGYFLESETKTTLLHGEAIAIGMILESYISLHKNLISAAEYAEIKTAIKSIYDDVKIEENDIDPILELLIHDKKNEYGLIQFALIEGIGKIKINQSVENKLILDAFQDYKS, from the coding sequence ATGCAATCTATTCAGGCCAATAATTATCTGGTGCATTTTAACCAAAATGCATACGAAGCTTTAAACCATCACTTAAAAGAAAGTAAATATTCAAACGTGTTTATCATAGTTGATAATCAGACCAATGAGTACTGTTTACCAAAGTTTTTACCTTTATTAGAAACAGATCTGACCATAGAGATCATTGAATTTGAAGCAGGAGAAATCAATAAAAATATCGAAACCTGTATTGAAGTATGGAAAGTCCTGACAGAACTTGGTGCCGACAGAAAATCACTTGTCATTAATCTTGGCGGTGGTGTTGTAACGGATTTGGGAGGTTTTGTCGCTTCGACTTTTAAGCGCGGAGTAGATTTTATCAATATCCCCACTACCTTATTATCTATGGTTGATGCTTCTGTTGGAGGAAAAACCGGAGTAGATTTAGGAAATTTAAAAAACCAAATTGGTGTAATCAACGTACCTCAAATGGTATTAATTGACACACAATATCTTGAAACGCTGCCGCAAAACGAAATGCGTTCCGGTCTTGCCGAAATGCTAAAACACGGATTGATTTACGATTCTGCCTACTGGAAGCAGTTTTTAGATTTAAATTCAATTGATTACGCTGATTTTGACGAATTGATTTACCGTTCTGTAGAGATAAAAAATGACATTGTCATTCAGGATCCAACCGAAAAAAACATCCGTAAAGCCCTTAATTTCGGACATACCTTAGGGCATGCCATAGAGGGTTACTTTTTAGAAAGTGAAACAAAAACGACACTATTACACGGAGAAGCCATTGCAATCGGAATGATACTGGAAAGTTATATTTCATTGCATAAAAACTTAATCTCAGCAGCAGAATATGCCGAAATTAAAACCGCAATTAAGAGTATTTACGACGACGTAAAAATTGAAGAAAACGACATCGATCCGATCCTCGAATTGCTGATTCACGACAAAAAAAATGAGTACGGATTAATTCAATTTGCCTTAATCGAAGGAATCGGAAAAATAAAAATTAACCAATCGGTTGAAAATAAATTAATTCTAGACGCGTTTCAGGATTATAAATCTTAA
- a CDS encoding proline dehydrogenase family protein: MEKIFDNTQVAFSLKSDTELDRAYFLFKMIDSQPLVRIGTAVTNFAIKAHLPVEGLIRATVFDHFCGGVNEDDCITVVDRMFTKGVSSVLDYSVEGKEEEEQFDAALEMTLKTIEFAKERLAIPFAVFKPTGFGRFELYEKLGEKQTLSPTEQAEWDRVVARFDHVCAEAHRKDVALLIDGEESWMQDAADDLVTDMMRKYNKEKAIVFNTLQMYRWDRLDYLKKLHEVAKNEGFFIGMKIVRGAYMEKENKRAEEKNYVSPICVSKEATDVNYDAAIRYMAEHLESMSIFAGTHNELSSYKLMEIMQEKGIAKNDTKIWFGQLYGMSDNISYNLAENGYNVAKYLPFGPVKDVMPYLIRRAEENTSVAGQTSRELSMIKAERKRRKGK, from the coding sequence ATGGAAAAAATATTTGATAACACTCAGGTTGCATTTTCGCTAAAAAGTGATACGGAACTTGACAGAGCTTATTTTCTTTTTAAAATGATCGACAGCCAGCCTTTGGTGAGGATTGGAACCGCTGTTACTAATTTTGCTATTAAAGCGCATCTTCCGGTAGAAGGATTGATTCGTGCAACTGTTTTTGACCATTTTTGTGGTGGTGTAAACGAAGACGATTGTATTACAGTGGTAGACAGGATGTTTACTAAAGGTGTTTCATCAGTGTTGGATTATTCGGTTGAAGGAAAAGAAGAAGAAGAGCAGTTTGATGCTGCTTTAGAAATGACTTTAAAAACCATTGAATTTGCAAAAGAACGTTTGGCGATTCCGTTTGCAGTATTTAAGCCAACCGGTTTTGGACGTTTTGAATTATATGAAAAATTAGGCGAGAAACAAACGCTTTCTCCAACAGAACAAGCAGAGTGGGATAGAGTAGTAGCCCGTTTTGATCATGTTTGTGCTGAAGCTCACAGAAAAGATGTGGCCTTGCTAATTGACGGAGAAGAAAGCTGGATGCAGGATGCGGCCGATGATTTGGTTACCGACATGATGCGTAAATATAATAAAGAAAAAGCGATTGTTTTCAATACTTTGCAAATGTACCGTTGGGATCGTTTGGATTATTTGAAAAAACTGCATGAAGTGGCTAAGAATGAAGGTTTCTTTATCGGAATGAAAATTGTTCGTGGTGCTTATATGGAGAAAGAGAACAAACGTGCGGAAGAGAAAAATTACGTTTCTCCAATTTGTGTTTCTAAAGAAGCTACAGATGTTAATTATGATGCTGCGATACGTTATATGGCGGAGCATTTGGAAAGCATGTCCATTTTTGCAGGAACTCACAACGAATTGAGTTCTTATAAATTGATGGAAATAATGCAGGAAAAAGGAATTGCGAAAAACGATACTAAAATCTGGTTTGGACAATTGTATGGAATGAGTGATAATATCAGTTACAATTTAGCAGAGAACGGCTATAATGTTGCAAAATATTTACCTTTCGGACCAGTAAAAGATGTTATGCCTTACCTGATTCGTCGTGCAGAAGAGAATACTTCAGTTGCGGGTCAAACCAGCCGCGAATTGTCTATGATTAAAGCGGAACGCAAAAGAAGAAAAGGAAAATAA
- a CDS encoding phosphoenolpyruvate carboxylase encodes MYTLPKIERFNQDVLSKYHIYNSVFITLPFDSIDNTGVLLPLFTETCETGFKKQETPKEIVNFFSNKFLNDASEKDKIDLMFRFIQYIERQIVLFDAIEDAAFPEVNNMEGRGSLRDIKEKSDAKEKNEELIEFLENFNVRTVLTAHPTQFYPGPVLGIINDLKDAIRSNDLLKIKQLLAQLGKTPFIQNEKPNPYDEAVSLIWYLENVFYATSGEIVHYLQKNILQGSSIQNQLIKLGFWPGGDRDGNPFVTTEITLKVAERLRTSILKCYYIEMRSLKRKLTFSGVDTLVSELEHKLYRSVFYSKGEIYITLEELLTQLNKIRTIIIEKHQSLYLDELEAFLVKINLFGFHFATLDIRQNSKIHNAVFKDVVDFYLNSGSEIFPKNYFDLSEEEKLGVLSKVKGDLNSADFENEITRSTLESVQTIKTIQQANGESGANRYIISNNESALNVMETFAMIRLNNWENPTVDIIPLFESVDDLQNAHQIMEQLYTNSEYSKHLEARGNKQTIMLGFSDGTKDGGYLMANWSIYQAKISLTEISRKYGIQAIFFDGRGGPPARGGGKTHKFYASLGPKIENNEIQITIQGQTISSNFGTLDSCRYNIENLLSAGVTNQVFSKEKNELSIEETEILTQLADLGYEKYLSFKNHPKFIPYLEKMSTLKYYSKTNIGSRPSKRSKSESLDFADLRAIPFVGSWSQLKQNVPGFFGVGSALKYFEESGQWDKVQNLYHDSLFFKTLLENSMMSLAKSFLPLTAYMKNDPEFGEFWQIIYDEFSETKRLLLKIAGHKTLMENYPDGIASIQIRERIVLPLLTIQQYALLRINELNKESVVDEDLVKVYEKIVTRSLFGNTNASRNSA; translated from the coding sequence ATGTACACGTTACCAAAAATCGAACGTTTCAATCAGGATGTTCTTTCAAAATACCATATTTACAATAGTGTATTTATAACATTACCTTTTGATTCAATTGATAATACAGGAGTTTTACTTCCTTTATTTACAGAGACTTGTGAGACAGGATTTAAAAAGCAGGAAACTCCTAAAGAGATTGTTAACTTCTTCTCTAATAAATTCCTGAATGATGCTTCAGAAAAAGATAAAATCGATTTAATGTTTCGATTTATTCAGTATATCGAACGTCAAATTGTATTATTTGATGCTATCGAAGATGCTGCTTTTCCGGAAGTTAATAATATGGAAGGGCGTGGTTCGTTGCGAGATATTAAAGAAAAATCTGATGCAAAGGAAAAGAATGAGGAGTTGATTGAGTTTTTAGAAAACTTTAATGTCAGAACTGTTTTAACGGCACATCCAACGCAGTTTTATCCGGGTCCAGTTTTGGGAATTATTAATGATTTGAAAGATGCTATTCGTTCAAATGATTTACTGAAAATCAAACAATTGCTGGCACAGCTTGGGAAAACACCTTTTATCCAGAATGAAAAGCCAAATCCTTATGATGAAGCGGTGAGTTTGATCTGGTATTTAGAAAATGTGTTCTATGCTACTTCAGGAGAAATTGTTCATTATTTGCAAAAAAATATCCTTCAGGGGAGTTCTATTCAGAATCAATTGATAAAATTGGGTTTCTGGCCGGGTGGTGATCGTGACGGGAATCCTTTTGTTACAACCGAAATTACTTTAAAAGTAGCAGAGCGTTTGCGTACCTCAATCCTGAAGTGTTATTATATAGAAATGAGAAGTTTAAAAAGAAAGTTAACTTTCTCAGGAGTAGATACTTTGGTTTCTGAACTTGAACATAAACTTTACCGCTCTGTTTTTTATTCTAAAGGCGAGATCTATATTACTCTGGAAGAATTATTGACGCAATTAAACAAAATTAGAACCATTATTATTGAGAAGCATCAATCTCTTTATTTAGATGAACTGGAAGCTTTTCTGGTAAAAATTAATCTGTTTGGTTTCCACTTTGCGACGTTAGATATTCGTCAGAACAGTAAAATTCACAATGCTGTATTTAAAGATGTGGTAGATTTTTATCTGAATTCGGGCTCGGAGATATTTCCGAAAAATTACTTTGATTTGTCTGAAGAGGAGAAATTAGGGGTTTTGTCGAAAGTAAAAGGTGACTTAAATTCTGCTGACTTTGAAAATGAAATTACAAGATCTACATTAGAATCTGTTCAGACCATTAAAACCATACAGCAAGCAAATGGTGAGTCTGGAGCCAATCGTTATATTATCAGTAATAACGAAAGCGCTTTGAATGTGATGGAAACTTTTGCGATGATTCGTCTGAACAATTGGGAAAATCCGACGGTAGATATTATTCCGCTTTTTGAATCTGTTGATGATCTACAAAATGCGCACCAGATTATGGAGCAATTGTATACTAATTCAGAGTACTCAAAACATCTTGAAGCCAGAGGAAATAAACAAACTATTATGTTAGGTTTCTCTGATGGAACCAAAGATGGGGGGTATTTAATGGCGAACTGGAGTATTTATCAGGCTAAAATTTCATTGACAGAAATTTCAAGAAAATACGGTATACAAGCAATATTCTTTGATGGTCGTGGCGGGCCTCCTGCGCGTGGTGGTGGAAAAACACATAAATTTTATGCTTCTTTAGGACCAAAAATAGAGAATAACGAAATTCAAATTACAATTCAGGGACAAACCATTAGTTCAAATTTTGGAACTTTAGATTCCTGTCGTTATAATATTGAGAATTTATTAAGTGCCGGAGTTACCAATCAGGTTTTTAGTAAAGAAAAGAATGAGCTAAGTATTGAAGAAACTGAAATTTTGACACAATTGGCTGATTTAGGATATGAAAAATACCTGAGTTTCAAGAATCACCCTAAGTTTATCCCGTATTTGGAGAAAATGAGTACGCTGAAATATTACTCAAAAACCAATATCGGAAGTCGACCATCTAAAAGAAGTAAATCAGAATCACTTGATTTTGCTGATTTGAGAGCGATTCCTTTTGTGGGATCCTGGAGTCAGTTAAAGCAGAATGTACCTGGATTTTTCGGCGTTGGTTCAGCTTTAAAATATTTTGAGGAAAGCGGACAGTGGGACAAAGTTCAAAATTTGTATCACGACTCCTTATTTTTCAAAACACTGTTGGAGAATAGTATGATGTCATTAGCGAAATCATTTTTACCACTTACCGCTTACATGAAAAACGATCCTGAATTTGGTGAATTCTGGCAAATTATCTACGATGAATTTTCAGAAACCAAACGTCTTTTGCTGAAAATTGCAGGGCATAAAACGCTTATGGAAAATTACCCTGATGGTATAGCATCGATTCAGATAAGAGAGCGTATTGTATTGCCGTTGTTGACAATACAACAATATGCTTTACTAAGGATTAACGAATTGAATAAGGAAAGTGTGGTAGATGAAGACTTGGTTAAAGTATATGAAAAAATAGTAACAAGATCTCTTTTTGGAAATACAAATGCGAGTAGAAACTCAGCTTAA
- a CDS encoding DinB family protein, with product MNTALLTENEYSGGFANYIKEAGDVNLFEELEISLHEFIKFVQNIPMDKFDYRYAEGKWTIKDVIQHIMDCERIFAYRALRFSRNDKMALPSFEENDYAISTDSNSRSIQSLLTELSALRHSNLLFFKSLSEEQLKRIGTASNLQISVRALGFVIIGHQKHHQKVFEERYL from the coding sequence ATGAACACAGCTTTATTAACAGAAAATGAATATTCTGGCGGGTTTGCCAATTACATCAAAGAAGCCGGAGATGTGAATTTATTTGAAGAACTGGAAATTTCATTGCATGAATTTATCAAATTTGTGCAAAATATCCCGATGGATAAATTTGATTATCGCTACGCAGAAGGAAAATGGACGATTAAAGACGTTATCCAGCATATTATGGATTGTGAGAGAATTTTTGCTTACCGCGCTTTGCGATTCTCGCGAAATGATAAAATGGCTTTGCCAAGTTTTGAAGAAAATGATTACGCCATAAGTACAGATTCAAATAGCAGAAGTATTCAGAGTTTATTAACGGAACTCTCCGCCTTAAGACATTCTAATTTGTTGTTTTTTAAGAGTTTGTCAGAAGAGCAGCTTAAGAGAATTGGTACAGCTTCAAATCTTCAGATTTCTGTACGTGCTCTGGGATTCGTAATAATTGGACATCAAAAACACCATCAAAAAGTTTTTGAAGAACGTTATTTGTAG
- the recQ gene encoding DNA helicase RecQ, with protein sequence MTSEILHAKLKENFGFEKFRPNQETIITTILSGQDTLAIMPTGGGKSICFQLPALVLPGITIVISPLIALMKDQVDSLKTNGINACYINSSQSSQEQQFYIDNLKSNTFKLVYIAPESLSYLDVAFNELTISLIAIDEAHCISSWGHDFRPAYTNLGYLKSRFPSTPVLALTATADKATRTDIIKQLKLRNPKTFVASFDRKNLSLEVRPALDRVKQIVDFIEKKPNESGIVYCLSRKTTEELADKLKKNGITAKAYHAGLDNKIRAKTQDDFINDDCQVVCATIAFGMGIDKSNVRWVIHYNLPKNIEGYYQEIGRAGRDGLPAETVMFESYADVIQLQKFASEGLNSDVQLAKLERMKQYADALSCRRKILLSYFGELVKENCGNCDICKNPPTFFDGTILAQKALSAIVRLKESEPLAVIVDFLRGSRNAYIYEKNYQSLKTYGIGSDISWYDWNQYLIQLINLGYLEIAFHQHNKILLTSFAKKVLFEGEKVKLNTVVKKVIDKNEVKEANTKTAKNSLFETLRKLRYEIAQEEEVPAYVIFSDAALRQMETLRPMSDEEFLAIDGVGNAKLERYGAEFIKAIIQFQKAKKTNTKVKKESNTYKTTLELFRNGETVTEIAGKRNLGYTTIISHLAKLYLDGEEIDLSSFVTNEEVKQLHKAQIELEYPSALKPYFDYFEEKMSYDKIRLGLAIVERNK encoded by the coding sequence ATGACTTCAGAAATTCTACATGCCAAACTAAAGGAAAATTTCGGATTTGAAAAATTCAGACCCAATCAGGAGACAATCATTACCACGATACTTTCCGGTCAGGATACTTTAGCCATTATGCCAACCGGCGGAGGAAAGTCAATCTGTTTTCAGCTGCCCGCTTTAGTCTTACCCGGAATCACAATTGTGATCTCTCCACTAATTGCCTTGATGAAAGATCAGGTTGACAGTCTAAAAACAAATGGTATTAATGCCTGCTACATCAACAGCAGTCAATCCAGTCAGGAACAGCAATTCTACATAGACAATTTAAAATCAAACACTTTCAAGCTTGTTTACATTGCACCGGAAAGCTTGTCTTATCTGGACGTTGCTTTCAACGAATTGACAATCAGTCTTATTGCAATTGATGAAGCGCATTGTATTTCTTCCTGGGGACATGATTTTCGTCCAGCTTATACTAACTTGGGATATTTAAAGAGTCGCTTCCCTTCTACTCCTGTTCTTGCTTTAACTGCTACAGCCGATAAAGCAACCCGAACTGATATTATCAAGCAGCTAAAACTTAGAAATCCAAAAACATTCGTAGCCTCGTTCGACAGAAAAAATCTTAGCCTCGAAGTGCGTCCGGCTTTAGACCGCGTGAAACAAATTGTTGATTTTATTGAAAAGAAACCCAATGAATCCGGAATTGTTTATTGTTTAAGCAGAAAAACAACCGAAGAACTAGCGGATAAACTAAAGAAGAACGGAATCACTGCAAAGGCTTATCATGCCGGACTTGACAATAAAATTCGAGCCAAAACTCAGGATGATTTTATAAACGATGATTGTCAGGTGGTTTGTGCCACGATTGCGTTTGGTATGGGAATCGACAAATCCAATGTTCGGTGGGTTATACATTATAATTTACCCAAAAATATTGAAGGCTATTATCAGGAAATCGGACGTGCGGGTCGGGATGGGTTACCTGCCGAAACCGTAATGTTCGAAAGTTATGCCGATGTAATTCAGCTGCAGAAATTTGCTTCCGAAGGATTAAACTCCGATGTGCAATTGGCAAAATTAGAAAGAATGAAACAATACGCGGATGCTTTAAGCTGCCGTCGAAAAATTCTGCTTTCGTATTTCGGCGAGCTGGTAAAAGAAAATTGTGGTAACTGTGACATCTGCAAAAATCCGCCCACCTTTTTTGACGGAACTATTTTAGCACAAAAAGCTCTTTCTGCAATCGTGCGTTTAAAAGAATCTGAGCCGTTAGCAGTAATTGTTGATTTTTTAAGAGGCTCGAGAAACGCGTATATCTACGAAAAAAATTATCAAAGTCTAAAAACGTACGGAATTGGATCCGACATTTCGTGGTACGACTGGAATCAATACCTAATTCAGTTGATCAACCTGGGATATCTCGAAATTGCCTTCCATCAGCATAATAAAATTTTACTGACGTCTTTTGCAAAAAAAGTTTTGTTTGAAGGAGAAAAAGTAAAATTAAATACAGTTGTTAAAAAGGTAATCGATAAAAATGAAGTAAAAGAAGCCAATACAAAAACGGCTAAAAATTCTCTTTTCGAAACGCTACGAAAACTACGCTACGAAATTGCTCAGGAGGAAGAAGTTCCTGCTTATGTAATTTTCAGTGATGCCGCTTTGAGACAAATGGAAACCTTACGACCAATGAGTGATGAAGAGTTCCTTGCAATCGATGGTGTCGGAAATGCAAAACTCGAAAGATATGGTGCTGAATTTATAAAGGCTATCATTCAATTTCAGAAGGCAAAAAAAACAAACACGAAAGTTAAAAAAGAAAGCAACACGTATAAGACTACTTTAGAACTTTTTAGAAATGGCGAAACTGTCACAGAAATTGCCGGAAAAAGAAATTTAGGATACACCACAATTATATCTCACTTAGCCAAACTATATCTTGACGGTGAAGAAATAGATTTAAGCTCGTTTGTAACAAATGAAGAAGTCAAACAATTGCACAAAGCTCAAATCGAACTGGAATATCCTTCTGCTCTGAAACCCTACTTTGATTATTTTGAGGAGAAAATGAGTTATGATAAAATTCGATTAGGACTTGCAATTGTGGAACGAAATAAGTAA
- a CDS encoding deoxyhypusine synthase family protein produces MKGPISQFIEKHYLHFNSAALVDAAKAYEQQLANGAKMMVSMAGAMSTAEIGKIFAEIIRQDKVQIISCTGANLEEDIMNLVAHSHYERVPNYRDLTPEDEWALLERGLNRVTDTCIPEHEAFRRLQKHIYKIWKEADDKGERYFPHEFMYKMLLSGVLEEYYEIDLKDSWMYAAAEKNLPIIVPGWEDSTMGNIFASYVIKGDLKASTMKSGIEYMTFLADWYPKNSANGIGFFQIGGGIAGDFPICVVPMLYQDMEMHDVPFWSYFCQISDSTTSYGSYSGAVPNEKITWGKLDIKTPKFIIESDATIVAPLIFAYLLDL; encoded by the coding sequence ATGAAAGGACCAATCAGTCAGTTTATTGAAAAACATTATTTACACTTCAACTCTGCCGCTTTAGTAGATGCTGCAAAAGCATACGAACAACAATTGGCTAATGGAGCTAAAATGATGGTAAGTATGGCTGGCGCTATGAGTACAGCAGAAATTGGTAAAATTTTTGCCGAAATTATTAGACAAGATAAAGTACAAATTATTTCTTGTACTGGAGCCAATCTAGAAGAAGATATCATGAATTTAGTAGCACACTCTCACTACGAAAGAGTGCCAAACTATCGTGATTTAACACCGGAAGACGAATGGGCTTTATTGGAAAGAGGATTAAACCGTGTTACTGATACTTGTATTCCTGAGCATGAAGCATTCCGTCGTTTACAAAAACATATCTACAAAATCTGGAAAGAGGCTGATGATAAAGGAGAACGTTATTTTCCACATGAATTCATGTATAAAATGCTGTTATCAGGCGTTTTAGAAGAATATTACGAAATTGACTTAAAAGACAGCTGGATGTATGCCGCTGCTGAGAAAAATTTACCTATCATAGTTCCGGGATGGGAAGACAGTACAATGGGAAATATCTTTGCTTCCTATGTAATCAAAGGCGATTTAAAAGCCTCTACCATGAAATCAGGAATTGAATACATGACTTTCCTTGCGGATTGGTATCCAAAAAACAGCGCTAACGGAATTGGATTCTTCCAAATTGGTGGTGGTATTGCAGGAGATTTCCCTATTTGCGTAGTACCAATGTTGTATCAGGATATGGAAATGCACGATGTTCCTTTCTGGAGTTATTTCTGCCAAATCTCAGATTCAACAACCAGTTATGGTTCGTACTCGGGAGCAGTTCCGAACGAGAAAATCACATGGGGTAAACTAGACATCAAAACCCCTAAATTTATTATAGAGTCGGATGCTACAATTGTGGCTCCATTAATTTTTGCTTATTTATTAGATCTATAA
- a CDS encoding DNA primase translates to MKRVIVDYAKLTNEILNLLVEKFPDGYDDSDVIRFRNAKNELVEAVEVRTEDTIYLVKISTKLADRIENYDEDDDIDVDVDTIEPVKGLDLDDDIDDDDDDDNQDKPDVDNGDDDEDDEDKEDIADDEDDEDED, encoded by the coding sequence ATGAAAAGAGTTATAGTAGACTACGCTAAACTTACCAACGAAATTTTAAACCTTTTGGTAGAAAAATTTCCTGATGGTTATGATGATTCGGATGTAATCCGTTTTAGAAATGCTAAAAACGAATTAGTTGAAGCTGTTGAAGTTCGTACTGAAGATACTATTTATTTGGTAAAAATTAGTACTAAGCTTGCCGACAGAATCGAAAATTATGATGAAGACGATGATATCGACGTAGACGTAGATACAATCGAGCCTGTAAAAGGTCTTGATCTTGATGACGATATTGACGACGACGACGACGATGACAATCAGGACAAACCAGATGTTGACAATGGAGATGACGACGAAGACGATGAAGACAAAGAAGATATCGCTGACGACGAAGATGATGAAGACGAAGATTAA